A part of candidate division Zixibacteria bacterium HGW-Zixibacteria-1 genomic DNA contains:
- a CDS encoding AAA family ATPase produces MAENKSDLQAVEQLNAAYANIKKEIAKVIVGQDKVIEQLLIAFLASGHCLLVGVPGLAKTLLISVLANILDLKFSRIQFTPDLMPSDITGTEIIEEDRSTGRREFKFVKGPVFANVILADEINRTPPKTQAALLQAMQEHEVTSHGQTFRLDEPFFVLATQNPIEQEGTYPLPEAQLDRFMFHVSVDYPSNAEEQQIVRTTTVTPEYKLEKILNAEQIIALQRLVRRVPVSDHLIQYAVNIARATRPENGGLDFIKNWVSWGAGPRASQYLILAAKTRAILDGRPTPGPEDVRFAALPVLRHRIVTSFNAEADGVDTPAIVQKLLDTVKEKS; encoded by the coding sequence ATGGCCGAAAATAAAAGTGATCTTCAAGCTGTCGAACAACTTAACGCCGCATACGCGAATATAAAGAAAGAAATAGCCAAAGTTATTGTCGGACAGGATAAAGTAATTGAGCAACTCCTGATTGCCTTTCTTGCCTCCGGGCACTGCTTGCTGGTGGGCGTCCCGGGTCTGGCCAAAACTTTACTTATCTCTGTATTGGCTAATATCTTAGATCTCAAATTCAGCCGCATTCAATTTACTCCTGATTTAATGCCTTCGGATATTACCGGAACGGAGATTATTGAAGAGGATCGCTCAACCGGCCGGCGTGAATTCAAGTTTGTCAAAGGGCCGGTTTTTGCCAATGTCATTTTGGCAGATGAAATCAACCGAACCCCGCCAAAAACGCAGGCGGCGCTTCTGCAGGCCATGCAGGAACATGAAGTGACTTCACATGGCCAGACTTTCCGTCTTGATGAGCCGTTCTTTGTTCTGGCCACGCAAAACCCGATTGAGCAGGAAGGCACTTACCCGCTGCCTGAAGCTCAGCTCGACCGGTTTATGTTTCATGTCAGTGTCGATTACCCATCCAATGCCGAGGAGCAGCAGATTGTCCGAACGACCACGGTGACCCCGGAATATAAACTCGAAAAAATATTAAATGCCGAACAGATAATTGCTTTACAGCGGCTGGTCCGGCGGGTGCCGGTTTCGGATCACCTGATTCAGTATGCCGTCAATATTGCCCGCGCCACCCGGCCCGAAAACGGAGGGCTTGATTTTATCAAAAATTGGGTCTCGTGGGGAGCCGGCCCGCGCGCCTCGCAATATTTGATTCTGGCCGCCAAGACACGCGCCATTCTCGACGGCCGCCCGACACCGGGGCCGGAGGATGTAAGATTTGCGGCGCTGCCGGTGCTGAGACATCGAATCGTGACTTCCTTCAATGCCGAGGCTGATGGTGTCGATACCCCGGCCATCGTTCAAAAACTTCTTGATACTGTCAAAGAAAAAAGTTAA
- a CDS encoding DUF58 domain-containing protein, translating into MPVEYRKYLDPEVVGKLKGMELRARMVVEGFIAGMHKSPYHGFSVEFAEHRQYMPGDNIRDIDWKVYAKSDRYYIKQYEEETNLKAYLLLDCSASMKYSSGGTVKHDYAATLAAALSYMMLRQRDAVGLVTFDEKIRRYVPPRSKSGHLHVLLQEIANQAPSDKTDISSTLHEMAERIHRRGLIIIFSDLLDDADKIISGLKHFRYRNHEMIVFHILDPRERDFAFPREAIFKDIETGEELTTLPWQIKKHYARMTQEFSDRIAAECRQSRIDYHLIDTSVPFDIALYAFLAKRERLY; encoded by the coding sequence ATGCCGGTTGAATATAGAAAATATCTTGATCCCGAAGTGGTCGGGAAATTGAAAGGGATGGAACTTCGCGCCCGGATGGTGGTCGAGGGGTTTATCGCCGGGATGCACAAATCGCCCTATCATGGTTTCTCGGTCGAATTTGCCGAACATCGGCAGTATATGCCGGGCGACAATATCCGCGATATCGACTGGAAAGTTTATGCCAAATCGGACCGGTATTATATCAAGCAGTATGAAGAAGAAACCAATCTCAAGGCATATCTGCTTCTCGATTGTTCGGCCTCGATGAAATATTCCTCCGGCGGCACGGTCAAACATGACTATGCCGCCACCCTGGCGGCGGCGCTGTCATATATGATGCTGCGTCAGCGCGACGCGGTCGGGCTGGTGACCTTCGATGAGAAAATCCGGCGCTATGTGCCGCCGCGCTCGAAATCGGGGCACCTGCATGTCCTTTTGCAGGAAATCGCCAACCAGGCACCGTCGGACAAGACCGATATTTCATCGACCCTCCATGAGATGGCCGAGCGGATTCACCGCCGCGGTTTGATAATTATCTTCTCCGACCTACTCGATGACGCCGACAAGATTATTTCGGGGTTGAAGCACTTCCGGTACAGAAATCATGAAATGATCGTCTTTCATATTCTGGATCCGCGCGAGCGCGACTTTGCTTTCCCGCGCGAGGCGATATTCAAGGATATCGAGACCGGCGAGGAACTGACGACGCTTCCGTGGCAGATCAAGAAACATTATGCCCGGATGACGCAGGAATTTTCGGACCGTATTGCTGCCGAATGCCGCCAGAGCCGGATTGATTACCACCTGATCGATACTTCGGTCCCGTTCGACATCGCCCTTTACGCCTTCCTGGCGAAACGGGAGAGGTTGTATTAG